From the Primulina tabacum isolate GXHZ01 chromosome 15, ASM2559414v2, whole genome shotgun sequence genome, one window contains:
- the LOC142526796 gene encoding uncharacterized protein LOC142526796 isoform X1 encodes MEKLFVQIFERKNRIIEQVKQQTELYNQNLASKLLIEGITPPSWLWSPTGSSDSKELNKEDLISKLLGQYTLDSIRCSTEQYPLYDKPFISGANREFSDGFLKDTLDNCPSGQGRSVTRGDTDAGCSQNCAPELDFSITSPKDQTTGGFLNISNAPDQSVARIQRSKARQKAPELDFSITSPKDQTIGVFLNISNAPDQSVARIQRSKSGLKAPELDFNNTSPKDQTTGGFLNISNAPDQSVARIQRSKSRQKALELRNSANTVAESALDHESISGILSSGIRLSISSSKQTGNENELPELVEPCAFSGSCYEDLDLDEAACQNKDNGMDLYFGRITRSRSHVEILGSGRTSLELGHSQNDRKDVSFHCANTSKRSSVGTSSRVVADYRNRLLQSPGSSSAFGQNDGDIRFRAGSLSKEKGEVYSGKISSFKSSHRPQSCASGSWKADSFSNDDQRMVGTIMDFGDDLCKNHVDGSPVKKNIFYVGCVDKDGRGSILEDGKSCKESSNISEPVHCSKISSFGGGTLSISSPRKNSAANDKVQNFSGCQTRPPWCETKDMLDEVRNVDFMMNNELVAGNLINRSLSSANGDEQISVSLSSNGAKQRRQLESLVAKDSKNCFMSEKIQQLDFSVFEEQNLKTFSSSLGKKRPDKSPKNVSDRDLLLTQEISNCGYNPSLGGQSPDDSEVRKDVAKVHTNSSECDIHKHVDTCTEKYVSLTSQNNTPKRPQDNIEGGNCQYPEVEDETDIMMSKMVDTPTLLFHPVEQCWEQGYETSAEQVIEEGNWIGEGSLKSSEVSHATGSKDVGQSCFPKLANNPGEESHGFSSGQSEMANPMCVVPDKIEQFPAQVSQILSRLTGVEDNRLVTNYKSTKQGEDLLLEGRFEIVSIGSWPQLKRRKIKELQVNRLTSYPSSVKHVGSIQRDSPNRYLRNIEMDVNTDLTDLLDRKMSIDIEMDQDKDTDCINTENLTHTMRMLQANKSPPSVDGEQSQCLILSPKHKDLKFVAESMPVFEGFNVEMLADNGDLDFAADGVDLAGLRLSRIAIERASIIEEMCRSASLDTPMSHLSSALNFQGTLNPFQSLPNGLLEHMNLKTYLPTNKQLDSGKSLVNDTGSTLERIERVPYSVSLPYSRSRHGWNSRIQHASPVGSLWERLSSHTVSSEKCSISNPELTCFPIEEDPCISEDNKRVDEIVDDVEEETDSLLARDCNVRHPLEDLTNMGLNSSVSTFAKQNILRADTVDVTIAKSNVGGTQDDVQWSLKNKSRYDSEMRENQGSSLGKAKRKSYPTSPIGYDGTKKAKVSIDESVSTPTLSSKTNLKKHEQKISLKDSKRNNIVSNICSFIPLVQQTQAAAAVCAGKRDIKVKALEAAEAAKRLEEKRMNERKNRKEALKLERAKLEAENLRKMELEKKRKELERKKKDADAIAKKRSREEEERREKERKRTRLEARLRLREEEERGHAEKAGKEKRHTKVDEKINTKKSYNEFKKEQNRGVVRGDDVASKKTVIEECGVSGDSFEAGKALPTVDRSPKNEDLIVQKRQEKSYEISPYQCSEDEDEEDEELPTKKYIPSWASKSSMGLLLPLQQKMEPDLIFHPESFCCMDEAEIDGCMNQIFLAVTI; translated from the exons ATGGAGAAGTTGTTCGTGCAGATATTCGAGCGGAAGAATCGAATAATAGAACAAGTGAAGCAACAGACGGAGTTGTATAACCAGAACCTGGCCTCTAAACTCCTGATTGAAGGAATCACTCCTCCGTCTTGGCTTTGGAGCCCTACCGGCTCTTCCGACTCTAAAG aactgaacaaggaagaCCTGATCTCTAAACTTCTTGGCCAATATACACTAGACTCAATCCGTTGCTCCACTGAACAGTACCCTTTGTACGATAAGCCATTCATCTCAGGAGCTAATCGAGAATTTTCTGATGGATTTCTCAAGGATACTCTTGATAATTGTCCTAGTGGACAAGGTAGATCTGTAACCAGAGGCGACACAGATGCTGGTTGTTCCCAAAATTGTGCTCCTGAGCTAGACTTTAGTATTACATCACCTAAGGATCAGACAACTGGAGGGTTCTTGAATATTTCTAATGCACCAGATCAGTCTGTGGCTAGAATCCAGAGATCTAAGGCTAGACAAAAGGCTCCTGAGCTAGACTTTAGTATTACATCACCTAAGGATCAGACAATTGGAGTGTTCTTGAATATTTCTAATGCACCGGATCAGTCTGTTGCTAGAATTCAGAGATCTAAGTCTGGACTAAAGGCTCCTGAGCTAGACTTTAATAATACATCACCTAAGGATCAGACAACTGGAGGGTTCTTGAATATTTCTAATGCACCAGATCAGTCCGTGGCTAGAATTCAGAGGTCTAAGTCTAGGCAAAAGGCTCTGGAGCTTCGTAACAGTGCAAATACAGTAGCTGAGAGTGCATTAGATCATGAAAGCATCAGTGGTATTCTTTCAAGCGGGATTAGATTGTCTATTTCTTCTTCCAAGCAAACAGGTAATGAAAATGAACTTCCAGAATTGGTAGAACCGTGTGCATTCAGCGGTTCATGTTATGAAGACTTGGATTTGGACGAAGCAGCTTGCCAAAACAAAGACAATGGCATGGATTTGTACTTTGGCAGAATTACAAGGTCTAGAAGTCATGTCGAAATTCTAGGTTCTGGCCGAACTTCATTAGAATTAGGCCACTCTCAAAATGATAGAAAAGATGTGTCATTTCATTGTGCTAACACGAGTAAAAGGAGCTCTGTGGGTACTTCCAGTAGAGTGGTGGCTGATTATCGTAATAGGCTGCTGCAGTCACCTGGATCTTCGTCTGCTTTTGGTCAAAATGACGGGGATATCAGATTTAGAGCAGGTTCTCTGAGCAAGGAAAAGGGAGAGGTTTATTCTGGCaaaatttcttcatttaaaagCTCTCATAGGCCTCAAAGTTGTGCTAGTGGTTCGTGGAAAGCAGAtagtttttcaaatgatgatcaGAGAATGGTTGGTACCATAATGGATTTTGGGGATGATTTATGTAAAAACCATGTCGATGGATCCCCAGTTAAGAAGAATATTTTTTATGTTGGCTGTGTAGATAAGGATGGCCGAGGATCAATTTTAGAAGATGGCAAGAGTTGCAAAGAGAGTAGCAATATATCTGAGCCTGTACATTGCTCgaaaatttcttcttttggGGGAGGCACGCTGTCAATATCCTCTCCTAGAAAGAATTCTGCCGCAAATGATAAAGTTCAGAATTTTTCAGGTTGTCAAACTAGACCACCTTGGTGTGAAACCAAAGATATGCTTGATGAGGTAAGAAATGTTGATTTTATGATGAACAACGAGCTTGTTGCGGGCAATCTTATTAATCGCTCTCTTAGTTCAGCGAATGGTGATGAACAGATAAGCGTTAGTTTAAGTTCAAATGGTGCTAAACAAAGAAGGCAGTTGGAATCTTTAGTGGCAAAGGACTCCAAAAATTGTTTTATGTCTGAGAAGATACAACAATTAGATTTTAGTGTATTTGAAGAGCAAAACTTGAAAACCTTCTCTTCTAGTTTAGGAAAGAAAAGGCCCGATAAGTCACCAAAAAACGTGTCGGATCGTGATTTATTGCTTACCCAGGAAATTTCTAACTGCGGTTATAACCCTTCTTTGGGTGGGCAATCACCAGACGATTCAGAGGTCCGGAAAGATGTAGCTAAAGTTCATACAAACTCTTCCGAATGTGATATTCACAAGCATGTTGACACCTGCACTGAAAAATATGTTTCTCTTACAAGTCAAAATAATACACCAAAGAGGCCTCAAGATAATATAGAGGGTGGGAATTGCCAATACCCTGAAGTTGAAGACGAGACAGATATTATGATGTCAAAAATGGTGGACACTCCTACTTTACTGTTTCATCCAGTGGAACAATGTTGGGAACAGGGGTATGAAACCTCGGCAGAACAGGTCATTGAAGAG GGTAATTGGATTGGTGAAGGCAGCCTTAAGAGCTCAGAAGTTTCACATGCTACTGGAAGCAAAGACGTTGGACAATCTTGTTTTCCTAAACTAGCCAATAACCCAGGTGAAGAGTCCCATGGTTTCTCAAGTGGACAATCAGAAATGGCAAATCCAATGTGTGTTGTTCCTGACAAAATAGAGCAGTTTCCCGCACAGGTTTCTCAAATTTTATCACGCCTTACTGGTGTTGAAGATAATAGGTTAGTAACTAATTATAAAAGCACTAAACAAGGTGAGGACTTATTACTCGAGGGCAGATTTGAAATTGTCAGCATCGGATCATGGCCACAGCTGAAGAGGAGAAAGATCAAAGAGCTACAAGTGAATAGACTGACATCTTATCCAAGCTCGGTGAAACATGTTGGCAGCATTCAACGAGATTCTCCAAATAGATATTTAAGGAACATAGAAATGGATGTAAACACTGATTTGACAGATTTATTAGATAGGAAGATGAGTATCGATATAGAAATGGACCAGGATAAGGATACAGATTGTATAAATACGGAAAATTTAACTCACACGATGAGAATGCTTCAAGCAAACAAATCTCCTCCGTCCGTTGATGGAGAGCAGTCACAATGTTTGATTCTTTCTCCAAAACATAAAGACCTGAAATTTGTTGCTGAATCGATGCCTGTGTTTGAGGGGTTCAATGTAGAGATGCTAGCAGATAATGGTGACCTGGATTTTGCTGCGGATGGTGTTGATTTGGCCGGATTAAGGCTTTCCAGGATTGCAATAGAACGTGCTAGCATAATAGAAGAAATGTGCAGATCGGCTAGCCTGGATACACCCATGTCTCATTTATCATCTGCTTTAAATTTTCAAGGAACCTTAAACCCATTTCAATCTTTACCAAATGGTCTCCTTGAGCACATGAACCTGAAGACTTATTTGCCTACCAACAAACAACTAGATTCTGGTAAGAGTCTTGTAAATGATACGGGAAGTACTCTCGAAAGGATTGAAAGGGTGCCATATTCTGTTAGTCTACCTTATTCTCGATCAAGACATGGTTGGAATTCAAGAATTCAACATGCATCTCCGGTTGGGAGTTTGTGGGAAAGGCTGTCATCACACACTGTAAGTTCAGAGAAGTGTTCGATTTCAAATCCAGAACTCACATGTTTCCCAATTGAGGAAGACCCTTGTATCAGTGAAGACAATAAAAGGGTAGATGAGATTGTAGATGATGTCGAAGAAGAAACTGATTCATTATTGGCGCGTGATTGTAATGTGCGGCATCCGCTTGAGGATTTGACAAACATGGGTTTAAATTCATCTGTATCAACTTTTGCAAAACAGAACATCTTGAGGGCAGATACTGTGGATGTCACTATTGCAAAATCTAATGTTGGCGGGACTCAAGATGATGTACAATGGAGTCTGAAAAATAAGTCTCGGTATGACAGTGAGATGAGGGAAAATCAAGGATCCTCTTTGGGCAAAGCCAAGAGAAAGAGCTACCCGACTTCACCAATTGGTTATGACGGAACCAAGAAGGCCAAAGTATCAATTGATGAAAGTGTCAGCACACCAACTTTATCAAGTAAAACCAATTTGAAGAAACATGAGCAAAAGATTTCATTGAAGGATTCTAAGAGGAATAACAttgtttcaaatatttgttcatttATACCACTGGTACAACAGACAcaagctgctgctgctgtatgTGCAG GAAAAAGAGATATCAAGGTGAAAGCCCTGGAGGCTGCTGAGGCTGCAAAACGTCTAGAAGAAAAAAGAATGAATGAACGTAAGAATAGGAAGGAAGCTTTGAAGCTTGAACGTGCAAAATTGGAAGCagaaaatttgagaaaaatggAACTTGAGAAGAAAAGGAAAGAATTGGAACGCAAGAAAAAAGATGCTGATGCGATTGCAAAGAAAAGGTCGAGAGAGGAAGAAGAAAGAAGGGAAAAGGAGAGGAAAAGAACGCGGTTAGAAGCAAGGCTACGTCTGAGGGAAGAAGAAGAAAGAGGACATGCTGAGAAAGCTGGAAAAGAAAAACGCCATACCAAAGTT GATGAGAAAATCAACACCAAGAAGTCTTACAATGAGTTTAAGAAGGAGCAAAACCGTGGAGTCGTGAGAGGAGACGACGTTGCTTCAAAAAAAACAGTCATTGAAGAATGTGGTGTTTCTGGTGATTCTTTCGAAGCTGGAAAG GCACTGCCCACAGTCGATAGATCACCCAAAAACGAGGACTTGATAGTTCAgaaaaggcaagaaaaatcatATGAGATCTCTCCATATCAATGTTCAGAAGACgaagatgaagaagatgaagagttACCCACCAAAAAGTACATTCCATCATGGGCCAG TAAAAGTTCTATGGGTCTGCTTTTACCCTTGCAGCAAAAAATGGAACCTGATTTAATATTTCATCCTGAAAGTTTTTGCTGCATGGATGAAG CAGAGATAGATGGATGCATGAATCAAATTTTCCTGGCTGTTACAATCTAG
- the LOC142526796 gene encoding uncharacterized protein LOC142526796 isoform X4 → MEKLFVQIFERKNRIIEQVKQQTELYNQNLASKLLIEGITPPSWLWSPTGSSDSKELNKEDLISKLLGQYTLDSIRCSTEQYPLYDKPFISGANREFSDGFLKDTLDNCPSGQGRSVTRGDTDAGCSQNCAPELDFSITSPKDQTTGGFLNISNAPDQSVARIQRSKARQKAPELDFSITSPKDQTIGVFLNISNAPDQSVARIQRSKSGLKAPELDFNNTSPKDQTTGGFLNISNAPDQSVARIQRSKSRQKALELRNSANTVAESALDHESISGILSSGIRLSISSSKQTGNENELPELVEPCAFSGSCYEDLDLDEAACQNKDNGMDLYFGRITRSRSHVEILGSGRTSLELGHSQNDRKDVSFHCANTSKRSSVGTSSRVVADYRNRLLQSPGSSSAFGQNDGDIRFRAGSLSKEKGEVYSGKISSFKSSHRPQSCASGSWKADSFSNDDQRMVGTIMDFGDDLCKNHVDGSPVKKNIFYVGCVDKDGRGSILEDGKSCKESSNISEPVHCSKISSFGGGTLSISSPRKNSAANDKVQNFSGCQTRPPWCETKDMLDEVRNVDFMMNNELVAGNLINRSLSSANGDEQISVSLSSNGAKQRRQLESLVAKDSKNCFMSEKIQQLDFSVFEEQNLKTFSSSLGKKRPDKSPKNVSDRDLLLTQEISNCGYNPSLGGQSPDDSEVRKDVAKVHTNSSECDIHKHVDTCTEKYVSLTSQNNTPKRPQDNIEGGNCQYPEVEDETDIMMSKMVDTPTLLFHPVEQCWEQGYETSAEQVIEEGNWIGEGSLKSSEVSHATGSKDVGQSCFPKLANNPGEESHGFSSGQSEMANPMCVVPDKIEQFPAQVSQILSRLTGVEDNRLVTNYKSTKQGEDLLLEGRFEIVSIGSWPQLKRRKIKELQVNRLTSYPSSVKHVGSIQRDSPNRYLRNIEMDVNTDLTDLLDRKMSIDIEMDQDKDTDCINTENLTHTMRMLQANKSPPSVDGEQSQCLILSPKHKDLKFVAESMPVFEGFNVEMLADNGDLDFAADGVDLAGLRLSRIAIERASIIEEMCRSASLDTPMSHLSSALNFQGTLNPFQSLPNGLLEHMNLKTYLPTNKQLDSGKSLVNDTGSTLERIERVPYSVSLPYSRSRHGWNSRIQHASPVGSLWERLSSHTVSSEKCSISNPELTCFPIEEDPCISEDNKRVDEIVDDVEEETDSLLARDCNVRHPLEDLTNMGLNSSVSTFAKQNILRADTVDVTIAKSNVGGTQDDVQWSLKNKSRYDSEMRENQGSSLGKAKRKSYPTSPIGYDGTKKAKVSIDESVSTPTLSSKTNLKKHEQKISLKDSKRNNIVSNICSFIPLVQQTQAAAAVCAGKRDIKVKALEAAEAAKRLEEKRMNERKNRKEALKLERAKLEAENLRKMELEKKRKELERKKKDADAIAKKRSREEEERREKERKRTRLEARLRLREEEERGHAEKAGKEKRHTKVDEKINTKKSYNEFKKEQNRGVVRGDDVASKKTVIEECGVSGDSFEAGKALPTVDRSPKNEDLIVQKRQEKSYEISPYQCSEDEDEEDEELPTKKYIPSWARTLNQILNVLKIDFGCTMNNENFWL, encoded by the exons ATGGAGAAGTTGTTCGTGCAGATATTCGAGCGGAAGAATCGAATAATAGAACAAGTGAAGCAACAGACGGAGTTGTATAACCAGAACCTGGCCTCTAAACTCCTGATTGAAGGAATCACTCCTCCGTCTTGGCTTTGGAGCCCTACCGGCTCTTCCGACTCTAAAG aactgaacaaggaagaCCTGATCTCTAAACTTCTTGGCCAATATACACTAGACTCAATCCGTTGCTCCACTGAACAGTACCCTTTGTACGATAAGCCATTCATCTCAGGAGCTAATCGAGAATTTTCTGATGGATTTCTCAAGGATACTCTTGATAATTGTCCTAGTGGACAAGGTAGATCTGTAACCAGAGGCGACACAGATGCTGGTTGTTCCCAAAATTGTGCTCCTGAGCTAGACTTTAGTATTACATCACCTAAGGATCAGACAACTGGAGGGTTCTTGAATATTTCTAATGCACCAGATCAGTCTGTGGCTAGAATCCAGAGATCTAAGGCTAGACAAAAGGCTCCTGAGCTAGACTTTAGTATTACATCACCTAAGGATCAGACAATTGGAGTGTTCTTGAATATTTCTAATGCACCGGATCAGTCTGTTGCTAGAATTCAGAGATCTAAGTCTGGACTAAAGGCTCCTGAGCTAGACTTTAATAATACATCACCTAAGGATCAGACAACTGGAGGGTTCTTGAATATTTCTAATGCACCAGATCAGTCCGTGGCTAGAATTCAGAGGTCTAAGTCTAGGCAAAAGGCTCTGGAGCTTCGTAACAGTGCAAATACAGTAGCTGAGAGTGCATTAGATCATGAAAGCATCAGTGGTATTCTTTCAAGCGGGATTAGATTGTCTATTTCTTCTTCCAAGCAAACAGGTAATGAAAATGAACTTCCAGAATTGGTAGAACCGTGTGCATTCAGCGGTTCATGTTATGAAGACTTGGATTTGGACGAAGCAGCTTGCCAAAACAAAGACAATGGCATGGATTTGTACTTTGGCAGAATTACAAGGTCTAGAAGTCATGTCGAAATTCTAGGTTCTGGCCGAACTTCATTAGAATTAGGCCACTCTCAAAATGATAGAAAAGATGTGTCATTTCATTGTGCTAACACGAGTAAAAGGAGCTCTGTGGGTACTTCCAGTAGAGTGGTGGCTGATTATCGTAATAGGCTGCTGCAGTCACCTGGATCTTCGTCTGCTTTTGGTCAAAATGACGGGGATATCAGATTTAGAGCAGGTTCTCTGAGCAAGGAAAAGGGAGAGGTTTATTCTGGCaaaatttcttcatttaaaagCTCTCATAGGCCTCAAAGTTGTGCTAGTGGTTCGTGGAAAGCAGAtagtttttcaaatgatgatcaGAGAATGGTTGGTACCATAATGGATTTTGGGGATGATTTATGTAAAAACCATGTCGATGGATCCCCAGTTAAGAAGAATATTTTTTATGTTGGCTGTGTAGATAAGGATGGCCGAGGATCAATTTTAGAAGATGGCAAGAGTTGCAAAGAGAGTAGCAATATATCTGAGCCTGTACATTGCTCgaaaatttcttcttttggGGGAGGCACGCTGTCAATATCCTCTCCTAGAAAGAATTCTGCCGCAAATGATAAAGTTCAGAATTTTTCAGGTTGTCAAACTAGACCACCTTGGTGTGAAACCAAAGATATGCTTGATGAGGTAAGAAATGTTGATTTTATGATGAACAACGAGCTTGTTGCGGGCAATCTTATTAATCGCTCTCTTAGTTCAGCGAATGGTGATGAACAGATAAGCGTTAGTTTAAGTTCAAATGGTGCTAAACAAAGAAGGCAGTTGGAATCTTTAGTGGCAAAGGACTCCAAAAATTGTTTTATGTCTGAGAAGATACAACAATTAGATTTTAGTGTATTTGAAGAGCAAAACTTGAAAACCTTCTCTTCTAGTTTAGGAAAGAAAAGGCCCGATAAGTCACCAAAAAACGTGTCGGATCGTGATTTATTGCTTACCCAGGAAATTTCTAACTGCGGTTATAACCCTTCTTTGGGTGGGCAATCACCAGACGATTCAGAGGTCCGGAAAGATGTAGCTAAAGTTCATACAAACTCTTCCGAATGTGATATTCACAAGCATGTTGACACCTGCACTGAAAAATATGTTTCTCTTACAAGTCAAAATAATACACCAAAGAGGCCTCAAGATAATATAGAGGGTGGGAATTGCCAATACCCTGAAGTTGAAGACGAGACAGATATTATGATGTCAAAAATGGTGGACACTCCTACTTTACTGTTTCATCCAGTGGAACAATGTTGGGAACAGGGGTATGAAACCTCGGCAGAACAGGTCATTGAAGAG GGTAATTGGATTGGTGAAGGCAGCCTTAAGAGCTCAGAAGTTTCACATGCTACTGGAAGCAAAGACGTTGGACAATCTTGTTTTCCTAAACTAGCCAATAACCCAGGTGAAGAGTCCCATGGTTTCTCAAGTGGACAATCAGAAATGGCAAATCCAATGTGTGTTGTTCCTGACAAAATAGAGCAGTTTCCCGCACAGGTTTCTCAAATTTTATCACGCCTTACTGGTGTTGAAGATAATAGGTTAGTAACTAATTATAAAAGCACTAAACAAGGTGAGGACTTATTACTCGAGGGCAGATTTGAAATTGTCAGCATCGGATCATGGCCACAGCTGAAGAGGAGAAAGATCAAAGAGCTACAAGTGAATAGACTGACATCTTATCCAAGCTCGGTGAAACATGTTGGCAGCATTCAACGAGATTCTCCAAATAGATATTTAAGGAACATAGAAATGGATGTAAACACTGATTTGACAGATTTATTAGATAGGAAGATGAGTATCGATATAGAAATGGACCAGGATAAGGATACAGATTGTATAAATACGGAAAATTTAACTCACACGATGAGAATGCTTCAAGCAAACAAATCTCCTCCGTCCGTTGATGGAGAGCAGTCACAATGTTTGATTCTTTCTCCAAAACATAAAGACCTGAAATTTGTTGCTGAATCGATGCCTGTGTTTGAGGGGTTCAATGTAGAGATGCTAGCAGATAATGGTGACCTGGATTTTGCTGCGGATGGTGTTGATTTGGCCGGATTAAGGCTTTCCAGGATTGCAATAGAACGTGCTAGCATAATAGAAGAAATGTGCAGATCGGCTAGCCTGGATACACCCATGTCTCATTTATCATCTGCTTTAAATTTTCAAGGAACCTTAAACCCATTTCAATCTTTACCAAATGGTCTCCTTGAGCACATGAACCTGAAGACTTATTTGCCTACCAACAAACAACTAGATTCTGGTAAGAGTCTTGTAAATGATACGGGAAGTACTCTCGAAAGGATTGAAAGGGTGCCATATTCTGTTAGTCTACCTTATTCTCGATCAAGACATGGTTGGAATTCAAGAATTCAACATGCATCTCCGGTTGGGAGTTTGTGGGAAAGGCTGTCATCACACACTGTAAGTTCAGAGAAGTGTTCGATTTCAAATCCAGAACTCACATGTTTCCCAATTGAGGAAGACCCTTGTATCAGTGAAGACAATAAAAGGGTAGATGAGATTGTAGATGATGTCGAAGAAGAAACTGATTCATTATTGGCGCGTGATTGTAATGTGCGGCATCCGCTTGAGGATTTGACAAACATGGGTTTAAATTCATCTGTATCAACTTTTGCAAAACAGAACATCTTGAGGGCAGATACTGTGGATGTCACTATTGCAAAATCTAATGTTGGCGGGACTCAAGATGATGTACAATGGAGTCTGAAAAATAAGTCTCGGTATGACAGTGAGATGAGGGAAAATCAAGGATCCTCTTTGGGCAAAGCCAAGAGAAAGAGCTACCCGACTTCACCAATTGGTTATGACGGAACCAAGAAGGCCAAAGTATCAATTGATGAAAGTGTCAGCACACCAACTTTATCAAGTAAAACCAATTTGAAGAAACATGAGCAAAAGATTTCATTGAAGGATTCTAAGAGGAATAACAttgtttcaaatatttgttcatttATACCACTGGTACAACAGACAcaagctgctgctgctgtatgTGCAG GAAAAAGAGATATCAAGGTGAAAGCCCTGGAGGCTGCTGAGGCTGCAAAACGTCTAGAAGAAAAAAGAATGAATGAACGTAAGAATAGGAAGGAAGCTTTGAAGCTTGAACGTGCAAAATTGGAAGCagaaaatttgagaaaaatggAACTTGAGAAGAAAAGGAAAGAATTGGAACGCAAGAAAAAAGATGCTGATGCGATTGCAAAGAAAAGGTCGAGAGAGGAAGAAGAAAGAAGGGAAAAGGAGAGGAAAAGAACGCGGTTAGAAGCAAGGCTACGTCTGAGGGAAGAAGAAGAAAGAGGACATGCTGAGAAAGCTGGAAAAGAAAAACGCCATACCAAAGTT GATGAGAAAATCAACACCAAGAAGTCTTACAATGAGTTTAAGAAGGAGCAAAACCGTGGAGTCGTGAGAGGAGACGACGTTGCTTCAAAAAAAACAGTCATTGAAGAATGTGGTGTTTCTGGTGATTCTTTCGAAGCTGGAAAG GCACTGCCCACAGTCGATAGATCACCCAAAAACGAGGACTTGATAGTTCAgaaaaggcaagaaaaatcatATGAGATCTCTCCATATCAATGTTCAGAAGACgaagatgaagaagatgaagagttACCCACCAAAAAGTACATTCCATCATGGGCCAG AACACTCAATCAGATTCTAAATGTTTTGAAGATTGATTTTGGTTGTACAATGAACAATGAAAACTTCTGGCTTTAA